A stretch of Amycolatopsis balhimycina FH 1894 DNA encodes these proteins:
- a CDS encoding DUF2264 domain-containing protein has product MTAVEDRRLSPYTGWTRGHWTALADRLLAAAGRYRSPGGARIDLPGPASRNGRGSDGLEGFARTFLLAGFRVAGEGGADPGGLLEHYARGLAAGTDPASPEAWARPDELGQSKVEAASIALVLQLTRPWLWDRLDDAVRDRVVAWLATVIGQPYPPINWVWFRIVVESFLREAGGPWSASDVEEDLAVHASLRRPGGWLSDGAERAYDHYTGWALHLYPLLWTHLFDVTGTLCPGSLRQQWASDLRDYLDDAVRLVGTDGSPLLQGRSLVYRFAAAAPFWVGAFTGTSSLSPGLTRRVAGGMVRHFADRGAPDGLLTLGWQHAWPAMRQAYSGPGSPYWAAKGMLGLALPAHHPVWTDVEEPLPIETGDVARVVVAPGWLVSGRRRDGIALVVNHGTDHAHPGDQRADSPLYARLGYSTATVPPLGSVPDNTVVVLDADGRASHRAGFETCYTTELPGGVLAAASTGRVRWVDTDGDDSPDHGSGRSGPVVPGPVLTVVSVVRDGIEVRLARLGTADVPVRSLRLSGWPVSDATRPVTEPGAAAARTPALRSEVRSLRGFTTADVAVEAGISPLGEWTAIPFVATDGPPAPGAVFAAVVVLDRGGPDEADPSLAITADGRHVTLTWPDGVSAEVPLPA; this is encoded by the coding sequence ATGACCGCCGTCGAGGACCGGCGGCTCTCGCCGTACACCGGCTGGACGCGCGGGCACTGGACCGCGCTGGCGGACCGGCTGCTCGCGGCGGCCGGCCGGTACCGCTCGCCGGGCGGCGCCCGGATCGACCTGCCCGGCCCGGCCAGCCGCAACGGCCGCGGCTCCGACGGGCTGGAAGGGTTCGCCCGGACCTTCCTGCTCGCCGGCTTCCGCGTCGCCGGGGAGGGCGGCGCGGACCCCGGCGGCCTGCTCGAGCACTACGCGCGCGGGCTGGCCGCCGGGACCGACCCGGCCTCGCCCGAGGCGTGGGCCCGGCCCGACGAGCTCGGCCAGTCCAAAGTGGAGGCCGCGTCGATCGCGCTGGTGCTCCAGCTGACCCGGCCGTGGCTGTGGGACCGCCTGGACGACGCCGTCCGCGACCGGGTCGTCGCCTGGCTCGCGACGGTGATCGGGCAGCCCTACCCGCCGATCAACTGGGTGTGGTTCCGGATCGTCGTGGAGTCGTTCCTGCGCGAGGCAGGCGGCCCGTGGTCGGCGTCGGACGTCGAGGAGGACCTCGCCGTGCACGCGTCGCTGCGGCGTCCGGGCGGCTGGCTCAGCGACGGCGCAGAACGCGCCTACGACCACTACACGGGCTGGGCCCTGCACCTGTACCCGTTGCTGTGGACGCACTTGTTCGACGTCACCGGCACGCTGTGCCCCGGCTCCCTCCGCCAGCAATGGGCTTCGGATCTCCGGGATTATCTCGACGACGCGGTGCGGCTGGTGGGCACCGACGGCTCGCCGCTGTTGCAGGGCCGCAGCCTGGTGTACCGCTTCGCCGCCGCCGCGCCGTTCTGGGTCGGCGCGTTCACCGGGACGTCAAGCCTGTCCCCCGGCCTGACGCGCCGGGTGGCCGGCGGGATGGTGCGGCACTTCGCCGACCGGGGCGCGCCCGACGGCCTGCTGACCCTCGGCTGGCAGCACGCCTGGCCCGCCATGCGCCAGGCGTACTCCGGGCCCGGGTCGCCGTATTGGGCGGCCAAAGGGATGCTGGGACTCGCACTGCCCGCGCACCATCCCGTGTGGACGGACGTCGAGGAGCCGCTCCCGATCGAGACCGGCGACGTCGCCCGGGTCGTCGTCGCGCCCGGCTGGCTGGTGTCGGGACGGCGCCGCGACGGCATCGCCCTGGTGGTCAACCACGGCACGGACCACGCCCACCCCGGCGACCAGCGGGCCGATTCCCCGCTCTACGCCCGGCTCGGGTACTCGACGGCCACGGTCCCGCCGCTCGGTTCCGTCCCCGACAACACGGTGGTCGTGCTGGACGCGGACGGCCGGGCGAGCCACCGCGCGGGCTTCGAAACGTGCTACACGACGGAATTGCCGGGCGGCGTGCTGGCCGCGGCGTCAACGGGCCGGGTCCGCTGGGTCGACACCGACGGCGACGACTCCCCGGACCACGGCTCCGGCCGCAGCGGACCGGTGGTGCCGGGGCCGGTGCTGACGGTGGTTTCCGTGGTGCGGGACGGGATCGAGGTGAGACTCGCCCGGCTCGGCACCGCCGACGTCCCGGTCCGGTCGCTGCGGCTCAGCGGCTGGCCGGTGTCGGACGCGACCCGGCCGGTGACCGAGCCGGGGGCAGCCGCCGCGCGGACACCGGCCCTGCGGTCGGAGGTGCGTTCCTTGCGCGGCTTCACCACGGCGGACGTGGCCGTCGAAGCCGGCATCTCGCCCTTGGGCGAGTGGACCGCGATCCCGTTCGTCGCCACGGACGGACCCCCGGCACCGGGAGCCGTGTTCGCCGCCGTGGTGGTCCTGGACCGTGGTGGCCCGGATGAGGCCGATCCGTCCCTGGCGATCACCGCGGACGGCCGCCACGTCACGTTGACGTGGCCCGACGGTGTCTCCGCCGAAGTCCCCTTGCCCGCATGA
- a CDS encoding carbohydrate ABC transporter permease, which translates to MHVLLVLAALYAVLPLVWLITSATKSVGDFSTTGAFEFGQFNLGANLSALFTQENGVFLAWIRNSLLYAGLGAVLGSFICAACGYAIAKLDFPGRRALFAVTLAGVLVPTTALALPLYLLASQLHVVGTFWAVFVPLLTNPFGVYLARVYAEAAVPGEVLEAARTDGAGELRTFFTIALPMMRPGLVTIFLFQFVGIWNNFFLPLVMLTDPKLFPMSLGLYQWSTRVTQFPQYNPLVITGSLLAVLPLVVAFVLLHRQWRSGLAAGSVK; encoded by the coding sequence GTGCACGTCCTGCTGGTGCTGGCCGCGCTGTACGCGGTGCTGCCGCTGGTCTGGCTGATCACCTCGGCCACCAAGTCCGTCGGCGACTTCTCCACGACCGGCGCGTTCGAGTTCGGGCAGTTCAACCTCGGCGCGAACCTCAGCGCCCTGTTCACCCAGGAGAACGGCGTCTTCCTCGCCTGGATCCGCAACTCGCTGCTGTACGCCGGCCTCGGCGCGGTGCTCGGCTCGTTCATCTGCGCGGCGTGCGGGTACGCGATCGCGAAGCTCGACTTCCCGGGACGGCGCGCGCTGTTCGCGGTGACGCTGGCCGGGGTCCTGGTGCCGACCACGGCACTGGCGTTGCCGCTGTACCTGCTGGCCTCGCAGCTCCACGTGGTCGGGACGTTCTGGGCGGTGTTCGTTCCCTTGCTGACCAACCCCTTCGGCGTCTACCTCGCCCGCGTCTACGCGGAGGCCGCGGTGCCCGGCGAAGTCCTGGAAGCCGCCAGGACCGACGGCGCGGGCGAACTGCGGACGTTCTTCACCATCGCGCTGCCGATGATGCGGCCCGGCCTGGTGACGATCTTCCTGTTCCAGTTCGTCGGGATCTGGAACAACTTCTTCCTGCCGCTGGTGATGCTCACCGACCCGAAGCTGTTCCCGATGAGCCTCGGCCTGTACCAGTGGAGCACGCGCGTGACCCAGTTCCCGCAGTACAACCCGCTCGTCATCACCGGCTCGCTGCTGGCCGTGCTGCCGCTGGTGGTCGCGTTCGTCCTGCTGCACCGGCAATGGCGGTCCGGGCTGGCGGCGGGCAGCGTCAAGTGA
- a CDS encoding carbohydrate ABC transporter permease: MTVLTPERAASAPARAGRPAGPVRERRNRGRAGLALAAPFAILLTLTVLVPIGYALYLSLFTDRLSGLGFSGPHQAFVALGNYLDVLTDSAFHASLGNVALFVLVHIPIMLGLALGLALLIDSAVVRLKRLWSLAVFLPYAVPTVITGLVWAYLYSPNSRLTALLPFDPLGKTGILPSIVNIATWQWVGYNMIIFYTALQAVPRDVLEAARADGAGGIRTAWSVKVPMIRPTMFVALVFTVIGSLQLFTEPLVLRGFTGSVTSTWSPSLYVYEAAFIANDYGRAAAASVLLAVVSALLSALVMRLSNRRSR; this comes from the coding sequence ATGACCGTCCTCACCCCCGAGCGCGCCGCGAGCGCCCCGGCGCGCGCCGGCCGCCCGGCCGGCCCGGTCCGCGAGCGGCGGAACCGCGGCCGCGCCGGTCTCGCCCTGGCGGCCCCGTTCGCGATCCTGCTGACGCTCACCGTGCTCGTGCCGATCGGGTACGCGCTCTACCTGAGCCTGTTCACCGATCGGTTGTCCGGCTTGGGGTTCTCGGGCCCGCACCAGGCCTTCGTCGCCCTCGGCAACTACCTCGACGTCCTCACCGACAGCGCGTTCCACGCCAGTCTCGGCAACGTGGCCTTGTTCGTGCTGGTGCACATCCCGATCATGCTCGGCCTGGCGCTCGGCCTCGCGCTGCTGATCGACTCCGCCGTGGTGCGCCTCAAGCGGCTGTGGTCCCTGGCGGTCTTCCTGCCCTACGCCGTGCCGACCGTGATCACCGGGCTCGTCTGGGCCTACCTGTACAGCCCGAACTCACGCCTGACCGCGCTCCTGCCGTTCGACCCGCTGGGCAAGACCGGCATCCTGCCCTCGATCGTGAACATCGCGACCTGGCAGTGGGTCGGCTACAACATGATCATCTTCTACACCGCGCTGCAGGCGGTCCCCCGCGACGTCCTCGAGGCCGCGCGGGCCGACGGGGCAGGCGGCATCCGGACGGCGTGGTCGGTCAAGGTCCCGATGATCCGGCCGACGATGTTCGTCGCCCTGGTGTTCACCGTCATCGGTTCCCTGCAGCTGTTCACCGAACCCCTGGTGCTGCGCGGGTTCACCGGTTCGGTGACGAGCACCTGGTCCCCGAGTCTCTATGTGTACGAAGCCGCGTTCATCGCCAACGACTACGGCCGCGCCGCCGCCGCGTCCGTGCTGCTGGCCGTCGTTTCCGCCCTGCTCTCGGCGCTGGTCATGCGCCTGTCCAACCGGAGGTCCCGGTGA
- a CDS encoding hydroxyacid dehydrogenase, whose amino-acid sequence MTRRPETLLVMGHDTMRLQFGEAELQRLRATARLGEPLCTDELASARVRARLAEVEVLITSWGCPPLDDAVLRAAPNLRAVLHAAGSVRDHVGAAVFDRGVRVTTAADANAEPVAQYTLGAILWAFKKVPFLAADARKFREDWRYRDQRGELSGRDRTVVLVGFSRVGRRVAALLRQLDIARVLVVDPVVDAGEILAAGAEPAGLAEALPQADVLSLHAPSLPETRHMISAAELAALPPGAVLINTARGALVDTAALERACEADGLHAVLDVTEPEPLPAGSPLYDLPNVVLTPHIAGSLGSETRRMSAEAIGELERYAAGLPPRAPVTRHSLAVQA is encoded by the coding sequence GTGACCCGGCGGCCGGAGACCCTGCTGGTGATGGGGCACGACACGATGCGGCTGCAGTTCGGCGAAGCGGAACTGCAGCGGCTGCGCGCCACGGCCCGGCTCGGCGAACCACTGTGCACGGACGAACTCGCTTCGGCGCGGGTCCGGGCGCGGCTGGCGGAGGTGGAGGTGCTGATCACCTCGTGGGGCTGTCCCCCGCTGGACGACGCGGTGCTGCGGGCCGCGCCGAACCTGCGGGCGGTGCTGCACGCGGCGGGCAGCGTCCGCGACCACGTCGGCGCGGCGGTCTTCGACCGGGGCGTGCGGGTCACCACCGCCGCCGACGCCAACGCCGAGCCGGTCGCCCAGTACACCCTGGGCGCGATCCTCTGGGCGTTCAAGAAGGTGCCCTTCCTGGCCGCCGACGCCCGGAAGTTCCGGGAGGACTGGCGCTACCGGGACCAGCGGGGCGAGCTGTCCGGCCGGGACCGGACGGTCGTGCTGGTCGGCTTCTCCCGCGTCGGCCGCCGGGTCGCCGCGCTGCTGCGGCAGCTGGACATCGCCCGTGTCCTCGTCGTGGACCCGGTCGTCGACGCCGGCGAGATCCTCGCGGCCGGCGCCGAGCCGGCCGGCCTGGCCGAAGCGCTGCCCCAGGCCGATGTACTGAGCCTGCACGCGCCGTCGCTGCCGGAAACCCGGCACATGATCAGTGCCGCGGAGCTGGCCGCCCTGCCGCCCGGAGCTGTGCTGATCAACACCGCGCGGGGGGCGCTCGTCGACACCGCGGCCCTCGAACGCGCCTGCGAAGCCGACGGCCTCCACGCTGTCCTCGACGTCACCGAGCCGGAGCCGCTACCCGCGGGCTCCCCGCTCTACGACCTGCCGAACGTGGTGCTGACGCCGCACATCGCGGGGTCGCTGGGTTCGGAGACCCGCCGCATGAGCGCGGAGGCGATCGGCGAGCTCGAGCGCTACGCCGCCGGCCTGCCGCCCCGGGCCCCGGTGACCCGGCATTCCCTGGCCGTGCAGGCATGA